The following are encoded together in the Iodobacter fluviatilis genome:
- a CDS encoding GNAT family N-acetyltransferase yields MIRLHSQITEFTSAEWDVLAGTQPFVSHAYLAALEQTAAVGERSGWAPCHLALRDEAQRLIGAMPLYRKTHSYGEYVFDWAWADAYQRHGLDYYPKLISAIPFTPITGPRLLAKDDATRQILLAAAVAIAQEAGDSSFHLLFPEANQAALAQQSGLIPRCDVQFHWLRGDWRDYADFSDALTRDKRKKLRQERRKVSDAGVEIIRKRGSDISEADWHFFYRCYSNTYLEHRSTPYLSLAFFLQIASSMPQACLLVLAYQAGQPIAAALNIIGPDRLYGRYWGAAWGPAGFVANLHFELCFYQGIEFALEAGLDAFEGGAQGAHKLARGFAPVSTQSAHWLAHAGFADAIDQHLAKERQAVSQWQSELEQHKPFKR; encoded by the coding sequence ATGATTCGCCTTCACTCGCAGATTACAGAGTTTACATCCGCCGAATGGGATGTACTGGCTGGCACACAACCTTTTGTAAGCCACGCCTATCTAGCCGCGCTAGAACAAACTGCTGCGGTGGGTGAGCGTAGCGGCTGGGCTCCTTGTCATTTAGCCCTGAGGGATGAAGCACAGCGGCTGATTGGTGCAATGCCCTTATATCGAAAAACCCATTCCTATGGTGAATATGTGTTTGATTGGGCTTGGGCCGATGCGTATCAACGCCATGGCTTAGATTATTACCCTAAACTCATCAGCGCCATCCCCTTTACGCCCATTACTGGCCCTAGGCTGCTAGCAAAAGACGATGCCACGCGGCAAATTTTGCTCGCCGCCGCCGTGGCCATTGCGCAAGAAGCCGGCGACTCATCGTTTCATCTATTGTTTCCTGAAGCCAATCAAGCCGCTCTGGCGCAGCAAAGTGGCCTTATCCCGCGCTGCGATGTGCAATTTCATTGGCTACGTGGCGATTGGCGGGATTACGCCGATTTTAGCGATGCACTCACCCGCGATAAGCGCAAAAAACTGCGGCAAGAGCGGCGCAAGGTGAGCGATGCAGGGGTAGAGATCATCCGTAAGCGCGGCAGCGATATCAGTGAGGCAGACTGGCATTTCTTTTACCGCTGCTACAGTAATACCTATCTGGAACACCGCTCCACGCCCTATTTAAGCTTGGCTTTTTTCTTACAAATAGCCAGCAGCATGCCGCAAGCGTGCTTACTGGTATTGGCCTACCAAGCAGGCCAGCCCATTGCAGCAGCGCTGAATATTATTGGCCCAGATCGGCTCTATGGGCGTTATTGGGGCGCAGCATGGGGGCCAGCGGGATTTGTAGCCAATCTACATTTTGAGCTGTGCTTTTACCAAGGGATTGAGTTTGCTTTAGAGGCGGGCTTAGATGCTTTTGAAGGAGGCGCACAGGGCGCGCATAAACTGGCCCGTGGCTTTGCGCCGGTTAGCACCCAATCGGCACACTGGCTGGCCCACGCAGGCTTTGCTGATGCCATTGATCAGCACTTAGCCAAAGAGCGGCAAGCCGTAAGCCAATGGCAGAGCGAGCTAGAGCAGCACAAGCCATTTAAGCGTTGA
- a CDS encoding oxidoreductase, which translates to MQQNLVVGLVGFGYAGQTFHAPLITATLGLDLCAVASSQPQRVLDHYPAARVLPDALMLIKDPQIDLVVLATPNASHYPLACEALDAGKHVVVDKPFTLTVAQASELAQRAQASGKILSIFHNRRWDADFLGLKALIASGRLGQIAQFDSQFDRYRPQTRDRWRENTELGSGLWFDLGPHLIDQTLQLFGMPQAVFADLQQRRAGAQAVDDFHVLLRYPTMRVKLSASCLVSGGAPRYMLHGSLASFEKQGLDMQESQLKAGLLPGAVGFGLDPVPGLLHHSVNDLVSSEEIVMPLGQYTNYYAAVRDAALGLAKNPVTAEEGVLIMQVLEAAQQSAAIGAWQSMEAFNE; encoded by the coding sequence ATGCAACAGAATTTAGTAGTAGGCTTGGTTGGTTTTGGCTATGCGGGGCAGACTTTTCATGCGCCGCTGATTACGGCCACGCTAGGTTTAGATTTGTGTGCGGTCGCATCTAGCCAGCCGCAGCGGGTGCTAGATCACTATCCTGCAGCGAGGGTGTTGCCCGATGCGCTGATGCTGATTAAAGATCCTCAGATTGATTTGGTGGTGTTGGCCACGCCGAATGCTAGCCATTATCCCTTGGCTTGTGAAGCTTTGGATGCGGGCAAGCATGTGGTGGTGGATAAGCCATTCACTTTAACCGTGGCTCAGGCTTCAGAGCTAGCACAGCGGGCACAAGCCTCAGGGAAGATCTTGTCGATCTTCCATAATCGCCGTTGGGATGCTGATTTCTTAGGCTTAAAAGCATTGATTGCCAGTGGCCGCCTTGGGCAGATCGCCCAGTTTGATAGCCAGTTTGATCGCTATCGCCCGCAAACGCGTGATCGCTGGCGCGAAAATACCGAGCTAGGTAGCGGCCTGTGGTTTGATCTTGGCCCGCATCTGATTGATCAAACTTTACAGCTATTTGGCATGCCACAAGCGGTGTTTGCCGATTTACAGCAGCGCAGAGCCGGTGCACAAGCGGTGGACGATTTTCATGTGCTGCTACGCTATCCAACTATGCGGGTAAAATTATCGGCCAGCTGCCTAGTGAGTGGTGGCGCGCCGCGTTATATGCTGCACGGTAGCTTGGCGAGTTTTGAAAAGCAGGGTTTGGATATGCAAGAAAGCCAGCTTAAAGCCGGTTTATTGCCAGGGGCCGTAGGTTTTGGGTTAGATCCAGTGCCAGGGCTATTGCACCACAGCGTCAATGATCTGGTAAGTAGTGAAGAGATTGTCATGCCTTTGGGGCAATATACAAATTACTACGCTGCGGTTCGCGATGCCGCGCTGGGCTTGGCTAAAAACCCAGTTACAGCAGAAGAAGGCGTACTTATTATGCAGGTGCTAGAAGCGGCGCAACAAAGCGCGGCAATAGGGGCTTGGCAATCTATGGAGGCATTTAATGAATAA
- a CDS encoding CreA family protein, with protein sequence MNKCWLVLASLMISNVSLAEEVGSVSTAFKLIGRNHRVQVDAFDDPKVEGVTCYMSRAKTGGIKGSLGLAEDKAEFSIACRQIGKLSFKKPLPLKEEVFSESASLFFKQVQVVRMVDVKRNALVYLTYSDRLIEGSPQNSVTAVSAGEVKIPVK encoded by the coding sequence ATGAATAAATGTTGGCTGGTTTTAGCTAGCTTAATGATCAGTAACGTGAGCCTAGCCGAAGAAGTAGGCTCGGTGAGCACCGCGTTTAAACTGATCGGCCGCAATCACCGCGTGCAGGTTGATGCTTTTGATGATCCAAAGGTAGAAGGCGTGACCTGTTATATGTCGCGGGCTAAAACCGGCGGCATAAAAGGCTCGCTTGGCCTTGCCGAGGATAAAGCCGAGTTCTCTATTGCCTGCCGCCAGATCGGTAAACTCTCCTTTAAAAAACCGCTGCCATTGAAAGAAGAGGTGTTTTCTGAATCGGCATCGCTGTTTTTTAAACAAGTGCAGGTCGTGCGCATGGTGGATGTAAAGCGCAATGCGCTGGTTTACCTAACCTATTCCGACCGCTTAATCGAAGGTAGCCCACAAAACAGCGTGACGGCGGTGTCGGCGGGTGAGGTGAAGATTCCGGTGAAGTAG